A DNA window from uncultured Methanoregula sp. contains the following coding sequences:
- the mtxX gene encoding methanogenesis marker protein Mmp4/MtxX, which translates to MPAALKRIGIGIGEDPEKVLLSAEHVSGPFTTICYCRPGSIGRKPANPAVLITESPNPEEVMIDDLMAGRIDAAVRGTLPSNTTLKALKCGEKVDHLERIALLETVDGKKFLFTPVGVDEGWTVPEKVELIKKGKNIAKKFGLPEKVGILSGGRLGDIGRHPQVDASMADAELVARITGSEHCEILIEDAIRDCGLIIAPDGISGNLVFRTLTFLGGGFGHGAPVVNISRIFVDTSRASPNYTNALLLAASLLE; encoded by the coding sequence ATGCCCGCTGCACTGAAGCGAATAGGGATAGGCATTGGAGAAGACCCTGAGAAAGTCCTCCTCAGTGCCGAGCATGTGAGCGGCCCGTTCACGACTATCTGTTACTGCCGGCCGGGTAGTATCGGGAGAAAACCTGCAAACCCTGCGGTGCTGATCACGGAAAGCCCGAATCCCGAAGAGGTCATGATCGATGACCTCATGGCAGGGCGGATCGATGCAGCGGTGAGGGGGACCCTGCCGTCGAATACAACCTTAAAAGCGTTAAAATGCGGCGAGAAGGTGGATCATCTCGAGCGGATTGCGCTTCTTGAGACCGTTGACGGGAAAAAATTCCTTTTCACACCGGTCGGTGTTGATGAAGGCTGGACTGTTCCTGAGAAAGTGGAACTGATAAAGAAAGGGAAGAATATTGCAAAAAAATTCGGTCTTCCCGAAAAGGTCGGCATTCTCTCCGGCGGGCGCCTGGGGGACATCGGCAGGCACCCCCAGGTGGATGCCAGCATGGCCGATGCCGAACTGGTTGCCCGGATCACCGGGTCCGAGCATTGCGAGATCCTTATTGAAGATGCCATCAGGGACTGCGGGCTCATCATTGCACCGGACGGGATATCCGGCAACCTCGTCTTCCGGACCCTCACGTTTCTTGGGGGCGGTTTCGGTCATGGCGCGCCTGTTGTAAATATCAGCAGAATTTTCGTGGATACTTCGCGCGCCTCACCAAATTACACGAATGCGCTATTGCTCGCAGCATCTTTGTTGGAATAA
- a CDS encoding methanogenesis marker 2 protein, whose protein sequence is MVHSCSTETIAKVVREYEGVKRKHTIGEMVKALKIDAPHVVASFGEDAAVIEHNGEALLLAADGIWSKLMDVDPYWAGYCSVLVNIHDIAAMGGRPIAMVDIFSISKSTVQEQVVKGMHDASAQFGVPIVGGHLHPDAPYSVIDVSILGSASLDSIIYSHTAQEGDRVIAAIDLSGRVHPSCALNWDSVTMKTAAQVRAQIAVLETIGKRHLVTAGKDISNPGIIGTLGMLLEVSGKGAEIDLDLIPKPPLAANNITFELWVRMYPGMGFIMTANKSQVPELIRVFAEVGITAKDIGTVNSSRELRIRYDGNETQVFDFVNNGIMHLSDEDIGCPLH, encoded by the coding sequence GTGGTCCACAGCTGCTCCACAGAGACGATAGCAAAGGTTGTCAGGGAATACGAAGGGGTAAAGCGAAAACATACCATCGGGGAGATGGTCAAGGCACTGAAGATCGATGCCCCCCACGTTGTCGCCTCGTTCGGAGAGGATGCAGCAGTTATCGAACACAATGGCGAAGCCCTGCTCCTGGCAGCCGACGGGATCTGGAGCAAGCTCATGGATGTGGACCCGTACTGGGCAGGATACTGCTCGGTCCTCGTCAACATCCACGATATCGCCGCCATGGGCGGCCGGCCGATCGCCATGGTGGACATCTTCTCGATCTCCAAGTCAACCGTGCAGGAGCAGGTGGTCAAGGGCATGCACGATGCATCGGCCCAGTTCGGCGTGCCGATCGTTGGCGGGCACCTTCACCCGGATGCCCCGTACAGCGTCATCGATGTCTCCATCCTCGGCTCCGCCAGCCTCGACTCCATCATCTACAGCCACACGGCCCAGGAAGGCGACCGGGTCATCGCGGCGATCGATCTCTCCGGCCGGGTCCACCCGTCCTGCGCACTCAACTGGGATTCGGTGACCATGAAGACCGCGGCACAGGTGCGGGCACAGATTGCCGTGCTCGAGACGATCGGTAAGAGGCACCTGGTGACCGCAGGAAAAGACATCAGCAACCCGGGCATCATCGGCACCCTCGGGATGCTTCTCGAAGTGAGCGGGAAAGGGGCCGAGATCGATCTCGATCTTATCCCGAAGCCCCCGCTTGCAGCAAACAACATAACCTTCGAACTGTGGGTACGGATGTATCCCGGCATGGGCTTTATCATGACGGCAAACAAGTCCCAGGTTCCTGAACTGATCCGGGTCTTTGCCGAAGTCGGGATCACGGCAAAAGATATCGGTACGGTCAACAGCAGCCGGGAGCTGCGGATCCGGTACGATGGCAACGAGACGCAGGTTTTCGATTTCGTCAACAACGGGATCATGCACCTCTCCGATGAGGATATCGGATGCCCGCTGCACTGA
- a CDS encoding MarR family winged helix-turn-helix transcriptional regulator: MLNHTPDIDGNRGAQEFMDAMSRLFSKAATIEKEPVDTGDGVLLHASEIHLIDMAGRFPEESMSSIALRLGITKGAVSQTVKKLEEKGYLGRSFGEGDNKTVYLRLTDAGKRAFAWHAAYHSLVNGRIEQAVASLGEKDRQNLMDILSTLEKIFDDCPELRKNVSGKTQ; the protein is encoded by the coding sequence ATGCTAAACCATACGCCGGACATTGATGGGAATCGCGGGGCGCAGGAATTCATGGATGCCATGTCCCGGCTCTTTTCCAAGGCGGCCACAATTGAGAAAGAGCCGGTGGATACCGGTGACGGGGTGCTGCTCCATGCCTCCGAGATCCATCTCATCGATATGGCGGGGCGCTTCCCGGAAGAGAGTATGTCCTCGATTGCATTGCGGCTCGGTATTACGAAAGGAGCCGTCTCGCAGACGGTAAAAAAACTGGAAGAGAAAGGGTACCTCGGGCGGAGTTTTGGCGAGGGAGACAATAAGACCGTCTATCTCCGGCTTACGGATGCAGGAAAAAGAGCCTTTGCCTGGCACGCTGCGTACCATAGTCTTGTCAACGGGAGGATCGAGCAGGCAGTCGCATCCCTGGGAGAAAAAGACCGGCAGAACCTGATGGACATTCTCTCGACCCTTGAGAAGATATTTGACGATTGTCCTGAACTGCGCAAGAACGTTTCCGGGAAGACTCAATAA
- the hisB gene encoding imidazoleglycerol-phosphate dehydratase HisB, translating into MRIAEVVRKTKETDITIRINPDGTGKVTADSGIAFFDHMLNAMARHGGFDLDLRAKGDLHVDCHHTVEDIGIVLGDVIKQSIGEGRGMKRFSHAIIPMDESLAQVALDCGGRGYLVWTGSFGNKAVGNIPSDLFEHFFYSLCTRAGITAHISFSGKNDHHKCEAVFKAFGIALGEALSITGDPKAVRSTKGKF; encoded by the coding sequence ATGAGAATTGCGGAAGTTGTGCGGAAGACAAAGGAGACCGATATCACGATCAGGATAAACCCCGATGGAACCGGGAAGGTGACCGCGGACAGCGGGATTGCGTTCTTCGACCACATGCTCAACGCCATGGCACGGCACGGCGGGTTCGACCTGGACCTTAGGGCAAAGGGCGACCTGCACGTGGACTGCCACCACACGGTCGAGGATATCGGGATCGTGCTCGGCGATGTCATCAAACAGTCCATCGGTGAAGGCAGGGGAATGAAACGGTTCTCCCACGCGATCATCCCCATGGACGAGTCGCTTGCCCAGGTTGCCCTCGACTGCGGGGGCCGGGGGTACCTGGTCTGGACCGGCTCGTTCGGCAACAAGGCTGTGGGGAACATCCCCTCCGATCTTTTCGAGCATTTCTTTTACTCGCTCTGCACCCGGGCCGGGATCACGGCGCACATCTCGTTCTCCGGCAAGAACGATCACCACAAGTGCGAGGCGGTCTTCAAGGCCTTCGGCATCGCACTCGGGGAGGCCCTCTCCATCACCGGGGATCCAAAAGCGGTCCGGAGCACGAAAGGGAAGTTCTGA
- a CDS encoding histone family protein, with amino-acid sequence MADLPIAAVVRIAKKNGAERVGSDAAEALVVKAEKYIAQLTKEANKLAEHAGRKTIKKEDVDLAAKSN; translated from the coding sequence ATGGCAGATTTACCAATCGCCGCAGTTGTAAGGATTGCGAAGAAAAACGGAGCCGAAAGAGTGGGAAGCGATGCAGCAGAAGCACTTGTTGTCAAGGCTGAGAAGTACATTGCCCAGCTGACAAAAGAGGCCAACAAGCTTGCCGAGCACGCTGGCCGCAAGACCATCAAGAAAGAAGACGTTGACCTGGCTGCAAAGTCCAACTGA
- a CDS encoding TetR/AcrR family transcriptional regulator: MPDPVSDKQEAILDAALRLFTERGFFGTPTSLISKEAGVATGTLFFYFKTKEELIDTLYLRVKAEAAEAMCRGLEGEPDAKAKLNRLGRNAIAWGMKNPKKMKFMEFFAHSPFVSTTAQEEGMSRFLFLLDLIEEGIREGSIRNYDPKLLIFMMASSFSGLIARIAAAESDAEREQIMNQGMEFIWSGFSADTVKGQKNNRTKPGRT; the protein is encoded by the coding sequence ATGCCTGACCCGGTCAGCGACAAACAGGAAGCGATCCTTGACGCGGCCCTCCGGCTCTTCACCGAACGGGGTTTCTTCGGGACCCCGACATCGCTCATCTCGAAAGAGGCCGGTGTTGCAACCGGCACGCTCTTCTTTTATTTCAAAACAAAAGAGGAACTCATCGATACCCTCTACCTCAGGGTCAAGGCCGAGGCCGCAGAGGCGATGTGCAGGGGTCTCGAAGGAGAGCCCGATGCAAAAGCCAAACTGAACCGCCTTGGCCGCAATGCGATAGCATGGGGAATGAAAAACCCAAAGAAGATGAAGTTCATGGAATTTTTTGCCCATTCGCCGTTCGTGTCCACAACGGCACAGGAGGAGGGCATGTCCCGGTTCCTTTTCCTTCTGGACCTGATCGAAGAGGGGATCCGGGAAGGATCGATCCGCAACTATGACCCGAAACTCCTTATCTTCATGATGGCCTCGTCGTTCTCCGGCCTTATTGCCCGCATTGCTGCAGCAGAATCCGATGCGGAGCGGGAGCAAATCATGAACCAGGGCATGGAATTTATCTGGAGCGGTTTTTCAGCCGACACGGTTAAGGGACAGAAGAACAACAGGACAAAACCAGGGAGAACGTGA
- a CDS encoding ABC transporter ATP-binding protein, giving the protein MTSILEAKDLSKRYGEVTAVNHVSLAVKEGALFGLLGPNGSGKTTIIKMLTGQTRPSSGSASVLGLDVAADPVGVRARVGIIPEQETPPSFLTAREYLEFVGAVRKIPDIGEKADWWFDFLEFGDKKNVLCKDLSRGTRQKLMFAQAFIHEPALALIDEPLINFDPIMQDLVKDYLAGYVKKKKTIFISTHILEVAEEICSEFAILHKGNLLHTGPVADLTARNEHLASFFLSLVRKDRHA; this is encoded by the coding sequence ATGACATCCATTCTGGAAGCAAAGGATCTTTCGAAGAGGTATGGCGAAGTGACAGCCGTGAACCATGTCTCGCTTGCGGTAAAAGAAGGAGCGCTCTTCGGCCTTCTCGGACCAAACGGATCCGGCAAGACAACGATCATCAAGATGCTGACCGGCCAGACCCGGCCAAGCTCGGGATCAGCGAGCGTGCTCGGGCTGGACGTTGCCGCAGACCCGGTCGGGGTCCGGGCCCGGGTGGGAATCATTCCCGAGCAGGAGACTCCCCCGAGTTTCCTCACTGCCCGGGAATACCTTGAATTTGTCGGGGCGGTAAGGAAGATTCCTGACATTGGTGAAAAGGCAGACTGGTGGTTCGATTTCCTGGAGTTTGGGGACAAGAAGAATGTGCTCTGCAAGGATCTCTCGCGGGGCACCCGGCAGAAACTGATGTTTGCCCAGGCCTTCATCCACGAGCCGGCGCTCGCCCTCATCGATGAGCCCTTGATCAATTTCGATCCTATCATGCAGGATCTTGTCAAGGACTACCTTGCCGGTTACGTGAAGAAGAAAAAGACCATCTTCATCTCCACCCATATCCTGGAAGTTGCCGAGGAGATCTGCTCGGAATTTGCCATCCTGCACAAGGGCAACCTGCTCCATACCGGCCCGGTGGCAGATCTGACTGCAAGAAACGAACACCTTGCCTCGTTCTTCCTCTCGCTTGTCCGGAAGGATCGCCATGCTTGA
- the hisG gene encoding ATP phosphoribosyltransferase: MAKSAKNIKNTANTSSFSDIVRLAIPNKGRIAAPIMDLVEKSGLHLAENGERRLITKTLDPHVEILFARPVDIPEYVATGAADLGITGHDMVVEREADVEELLDLQFGRAKLVLAVSEDSDISSVKDLAGKKIATEFQVIARNYLKKHKVDADIVLVGGACEATPHLGIADAIIDLSSSGTTLKTNRLRVIDEVLVTSTHLIANHNSLKTKREKIDEIHLALESVIRARGQCYLMMNVKRASLETVKRVLPGLSGPTVMDVASSEDLVAVHAVVNEERVYTLINALRRAGAKDILVMAIQRMIR; encoded by the coding sequence ATGGCGAAATCTGCAAAAAATATAAAAAATACCGCCAATACATCCTCTTTTTCCGATATTGTCCGGCTGGCAATTCCCAACAAGGGCCGGATCGCTGCGCCCATCATGGATCTGGTTGAGAAGAGCGGTCTCCACCTTGCCGAGAACGGAGAGCGCCGGCTTATTACAAAAACCCTCGATCCCCACGTGGAGATCCTCTTTGCCCGGCCGGTGGATATCCCGGAGTACGTTGCAACGGGAGCTGCCGATCTCGGCATCACCGGCCACGACATGGTTGTGGAGCGGGAAGCAGATGTCGAGGAACTGCTCGATCTCCAGTTCGGAAGAGCAAAACTGGTGCTGGCCGTGAGCGAGGACTCGGATATCTCGTCAGTAAAGGATCTTGCCGGTAAAAAAATTGCAACCGAATTCCAGGTCATTGCCCGCAATTACTTGAAAAAGCATAAAGTGGACGCAGATATCGTTCTTGTCGGCGGCGCCTGCGAGGCAACCCCCCATCTCGGCATTGCCGATGCAATCATCGATCTCTCCAGCTCGGGAACAACGCTCAAGACCAACCGCCTCCGGGTCATCGACGAGGTCCTGGTCACGTCGACCCATCTCATAGCAAACCATAATTCCCTCAAAACCAAGAGAGAGAAGATCGACGAGATCCATCTTGCGCTGGAGAGCGTGATCCGGGCCCGGGGCCAGTGCTACCTGATGATGAACGTGAAACGGGCCTCGCTTGAGACCGTCAAGCGCGTACTGCCGGGCCTCTCGGGCCCCACCGTCATGGATGTGGCCTCGAGCGAGGATCTTGTTGCGGTTCACGCCGTTGTCAACGAGGAGCGGGTCTACACGCTGATCAATGCCCTCCGGCGGGCGGGGGCAAAAGACATCCTGGTCATGGCCATCCAACGGATGATCCGCTGA
- a CDS encoding N-acetyltransferase family protein, producing MQDYTLGPLMPSDRKAIVDIFNYYIKNSFAAYPENPVPYEFFDHLLETCRNYPSVVVRGPGGEPVGFGLLRPHNPMPAFHRTAEITYFIRPESTGNGLGSLMLGHLQACAKERGITTLLASISSLNEGSIRFHGHHGFVECGRFSQVAEKKGIVFDTVWMQKFL from the coding sequence ATGCAGGATTACACCCTGGGTCCTCTGATGCCATCGGATCGAAAAGCCATCGTGGATATCTTCAACTATTATATCAAGAACAGTTTTGCTGCATATCCGGAGAACCCGGTGCCGTACGAATTCTTTGACCATCTCCTTGAAACCTGCAGGAATTACCCTTCTGTGGTTGTCCGCGGGCCCGGGGGGGAACCGGTGGGCTTTGGCCTGCTCCGTCCCCACAACCCCATGCCCGCCTTCCATCGTACTGCCGAGATCACGTATTTCATCCGACCGGAATCAACAGGAAACGGACTCGGGTCGCTGATGCTCGGGCATCTCCAGGCCTGTGCAAAAGAGCGGGGTATAACAACCCTCCTTGCCAGTATCTCGTCCCTGAATGAAGGGAGCATCCGGTTCCACGGGCATCACGGGTTCGTGGAATGCGGGAGATTTTCTCAGGTTGCAGAGAAAAAAGGAATCGTATTCGATACGGTCTGGATGCAGAAGTTCCTCTGA
- a CDS encoding zinc ribbon domain-containing protein — protein MKCPHCGMNIRDNVVECGYCGGKIARHPEKPAGSPGKTAAPGSMTAKGTSPKPAADDPDMEDEEGGGLSAYLQQGEQVLIGSLNVSVKKFFFHAYLTNQRIFLIDTQEKKLKVTAKDVPRDTIVGSIVEFSENSDPVLVLSIRSQDDDVKTLKLVFAQNGMDRSSEIDEWISLLQEAEAPKKGRKPAAEVRREPEPVEEEEPEPEEVEEEPPVMKRPVKPPVRQELHPARKPVKDYERQPPVKRIQSPYKVPEEEPEPEPEPEIPQPQRRPVVRPVTEPVRRPVISSSYDEDTYSPEPAVPQVRKPEVQTAMKVAMKGAVKNPVPQAPQPVRRMVAQPVREPEPEPEFVPEPEPEVRQPVRRPVAREIPPELKRHEELAAESPQFCHNCGKKLPHSANFCPGCGTKLGQHRTLPHSRTPTVPADRKMTRTDPPAHEQRSSRTSDDTDEDEIGEVPVPVKPPVKKAPKGSEMTILHKFLRR, from the coding sequence ATGAAATGCCCTCACTGCGGGATGAATATCAGAGATAATGTCGTAGAATGCGGCTATTGCGGCGGGAAGATAGCCAGGCATCCGGAGAAACCGGCAGGTTCCCCGGGAAAGACTGCAGCTCCGGGAAGCATGACCGCAAAGGGCACATCACCGAAACCGGCTGCCGATGATCCTGATATGGAAGACGAAGAGGGAGGAGGCCTTTCCGCATACCTGCAGCAGGGCGAACAGGTTCTGATAGGCTCGCTCAACGTATCCGTCAAAAAATTCTTTTTCCATGCCTACCTTACCAACCAGCGGATCTTTCTCATCGATACCCAGGAGAAGAAACTCAAGGTCACCGCAAAGGACGTGCCGCGCGATACCATCGTGGGGAGCATTGTTGAATTCTCCGAGAACTCGGATCCCGTGCTCGTCCTCTCCATCCGTTCCCAGGATGACGATGTCAAGACCTTGAAACTGGTCTTTGCCCAGAACGGGATGGACCGGTCCAGCGAGATCGACGAATGGATCTCCCTGCTCCAGGAAGCAGAAGCCCCCAAGAAAGGCCGGAAACCGGCAGCAGAAGTCAGACGCGAACCGGAACCCGTTGAGGAAGAAGAGCCGGAACCGGAAGAAGTTGAAGAAGAGCCGCCGGTAATGAAGAGGCCCGTAAAACCACCGGTACGCCAGGAACTTCACCCGGCCAGAAAACCGGTCAAGGATTACGAGCGGCAGCCACCGGTCAAGCGGATCCAGTCGCCCTACAAGGTCCCGGAAGAAGAGCCCGAACCGGAGCCGGAACCCGAAATCCCGCAGCCCCAGCGCCGACCGGTGGTGCGACCGGTTACCGAACCCGTGCGACGGCCGGTCATATCTTCCAGCTATGACGAGGATACGTATTCTCCCGAGCCGGCAGTACCCCAGGTCAGGAAACCGGAAGTCCAGACCGCCATGAAAGTGGCAATGAAGGGGGCAGTAAAGAACCCTGTCCCGCAGGCGCCCCAGCCGGTAAGAAGGATGGTTGCCCAGCCGGTACGGGAGCCTGAACCGGAACCGGAATTCGTTCCCGAACCCGAGCCGGAAGTGCGGCAGCCGGTCCGCAGGCCGGTTGCCCGGGAGATCCCGCCGGAACTGAAGCGTCACGAAGAGCTGGCTGCCGAATCTCCCCAGTTCTGCCATAACTGCGGCAAGAAACTCCCCCATTCAGCCAATTTCTGCCCGGGCTGCGGCACAAAACTGGGCCAGCACAGGACCCTGCCCCATTCCCGCACCCCGACCGTGCCGGCTGACCGGAAGATGACGCGAACGGATCCTCCCGCTCACGAACAGCGGTCGTCCCGCACCAGCGACGATACTGATGAGGATGAGATCGGCGAAGTTCCGGTACCAGTAAAACCACCGGTCAAGAAAGCCCCAAAAGGCAGCGAGATGACAATTCTCCATAAATTCCTCAGGCGATAA
- a CDS encoding methionine adenosyltransferase: MKRNIQIEALNQIPLEKQRIELAERKCLGHPDSLADGIAESISQALCKTYLEEFGVVLHHNTDQGEVVAGESAPKFGGGRMIRPIYVLLDGRATKQWNGTTIPTDAVAVEAAHKYIHKILPELDLNREIMIDCRLGTGSTDLRDVFKPNQGKAPRSNDTSFGVGHAPFSDVENIIRNSSEYIDTKLRKKYPAIGQDIKIMGLRDGNNITLTIACAIVDRYCKDIREYSEYMSLLNEEITAIAKKNTKRKVTVHVNTADDIKKKSVFLTVTGTSAEMGDDGSVGRGNRCNGLITPNRPMSMEATSGKNPINHIGKIYNLLSTQMAQECVKKVDGIEELYVRLLSQIGKPIDQPLVASVQVLPKSGVALKEINADILEIVDAQLANVTQVTEKVIAGKLKTF, translated from the coding sequence ATGAAGAGAAATATCCAGATAGAAGCCTTGAACCAGATTCCGTTGGAAAAGCAGCGCATTGAACTTGCCGAGCGTAAATGCCTTGGCCACCCGGACAGTCTTGCTGATGGCATTGCCGAATCGATCAGCCAGGCACTCTGCAAGACCTACCTCGAAGAGTTCGGGGTAGTTCTCCACCACAACACCGACCAGGGCGAAGTTGTTGCCGGTGAATCGGCACCCAAGTTCGGCGGCGGCCGGATGATCCGCCCGATCTATGTCCTCCTGGACGGGCGGGCAACAAAGCAGTGGAACGGTACCACCATCCCAACCGATGCCGTTGCTGTTGAGGCAGCCCACAAGTACATCCACAAGATCCTCCCCGAGCTCGATCTCAACCGCGAGATCATGATCGACTGCCGGCTCGGGACCGGTTCCACCGACCTGCGGGATGTCTTCAAGCCCAACCAGGGCAAGGCACCCCGGTCCAACGATACCTCGTTCGGTGTCGGCCATGCCCCGTTCTCCGATGTGGAGAATATCATCCGGAACAGCTCCGAATATATCGACACCAAGCTCCGGAAGAAATACCCCGCCATCGGCCAGGACATCAAGATCATGGGCCTGAGGGACGGGAACAATATCACCCTCACGATTGCCTGCGCCATTGTTGACCGCTACTGCAAGGACATCCGGGAATACTCGGAGTACATGAGTCTCCTCAACGAAGAGATAACGGCAATTGCAAAGAAGAACACCAAGCGCAAGGTCACGGTCCATGTCAACACCGCCGACGACATCAAGAAGAAGAGCGTCTTCCTGACCGTTACCGGCACCTCCGCCGAGATGGGCGACGACGGCTCGGTCGGCCGTGGCAACCGGTGCAACGGGCTCATCACCCCCAACCGCCCGATGTCCATGGAAGCAACGAGCGGGAAGAACCCGATCAACCACATCGGCAAGATCTACAACCTCCTCTCAACCCAGATGGCACAGGAATGTGTGAAGAAGGTTGACGGTATCGAGGAACTGTATGTCCGGCTTCTCTCCCAGATCGGAAAGCCCATCGACCAGCCCCTGGTGGCAAGCGTCCAGGTGCTGCCCAAGTCCGGCGTGGCGCTCAAGGAGATCAATGCTGACATCCTTGAGATCGTTGACGCCCAGCTGGCGAACGTAACCCAGGTCACCGAGAAGGTCATCGCAGGCAAGCTCAAGACATTCTGA
- the hisA gene encoding 1-(5-phosphoribosyl)-5-[(5-phosphoribosylamino)methylideneamino]imidazole-4-carboxamide isomerase codes for MRIFPAVDILGGRCVQLVQGKRESATAYGNPLDCATRWLDEGADALHVINLDGAFGSARKNADLIADLIKKTGVEIELGGGIRSLEDAKHWLDTGVSRIIISTLATREPDCIRTLSEEFGSSRIMAGVDAKGGQIAIHGWQETAGDYLGWAKRFEDLGAGSLLYTNVDVEGLQQGVRFGPVKRLIDHVKIPVVVAGGVSSRPDVAGLKDAGAYGAVLGSSLYSGKISIKEALEECG; via the coding sequence ATGAGAATCTTTCCTGCCGTCGATATTCTTGGGGGACGATGCGTCCAGCTGGTCCAGGGAAAGCGCGAGAGCGCGACTGCGTACGGCAACCCGCTGGACTGCGCCACCCGGTGGCTGGACGAGGGGGCGGATGCTCTCCATGTCATCAATCTCGACGGGGCGTTTGGCAGCGCCCGGAAAAATGCCGATCTCATTGCTGACCTGATCAAGAAGACCGGTGTGGAGATCGAGCTGGGAGGCGGGATCCGCTCTCTTGAGGATGCAAAGCACTGGCTCGATACCGGCGTTTCCCGCATCATCATCTCCACGCTTGCCACCCGGGAGCCGGACTGCATCCGCACGCTATCTGAGGAATTCGGGAGCAGCCGGATCATGGCGGGAGTGGATGCCAAAGGCGGCCAGATCGCGATCCACGGCTGGCAGGAGACCGCCGGGGACTATCTTGGCTGGGCAAAACGGTTCGAGGACCTGGGAGCCGGGTCGCTTCTCTACACCAACGTGGATGTCGAGGGGCTCCAGCAGGGCGTCCGGTTCGGGCCGGTAAAACGGCTGATCGATCATGTCAAGATCCCGGTAGTCGTTGCCGGGGGAGTCTCGTCCCGGCCGGATGTGGCAGGGCTGAAAGACGCAGGAGCGTACGGAGCAGTCCTCGGCTCCTCGCTGTACAGCGGAAAGATATCGATAAAGGAAGCCCTGGAGGAATGCGGATGA